A region of Paraburkholderia sp. BL23I1N1 DNA encodes the following proteins:
- a CDS encoding MmgE/PrpD family protein — protein MNNPSPDDELALQQSTIHRIASYVVEARGKRVSGVARESALKRILDLLCAVGAGANEPGVVAIRATACKYLGSGDIPMWFTGTSSSAVGAAWANSAAASMLDLDDGHRRARGHPGAAVIPVAFAVAAEMRAGLEDLIASIVIGYEVGVSIAAARTTYGTTGTWSSYAVVATAAALRCVPCSVVEHALAIAGESGPNSLFMSAPPLSFPTPESSDIKEGIPWSVVTGMLALDLAEGGFTGPRNILDSGLLYRFADVSPLGESLHICNAYYKLYCCCRHVHPPLEATLRLIEQYQLDAKAIEAIDIETYGGALRIANQTCPATLVDVQYSIPYCVALAALAGRESLLPLTIDCLTYEGVSALAKKVSLTVDAEFDKQFPARTLARVTIVCGGRRYVSEVTEPRGEAGDSLSWEELKAKYVAATRFHATGVQQEQLLAAVEELRSKADLEPLKVCMSTSLENNIARAGCLRSSNNMISGGDNFND, from the coding sequence ATGAACAATCCTTCGCCTGATGACGAGCTTGCTCTGCAGCAAAGCACGATTCATCGTATTGCATCTTATGTCGTCGAAGCTCGCGGTAAGCGGGTGTCCGGGGTTGCCAGGGAATCTGCGCTAAAACGCATCCTCGACCTCTTATGCGCGGTGGGGGCAGGGGCTAACGAGCCAGGCGTTGTCGCGATTCGCGCGACAGCATGTAAATATCTGGGATCGGGCGATATACCGATGTGGTTCACGGGAACGAGCAGTTCGGCCGTCGGTGCTGCGTGGGCGAATAGCGCGGCCGCGTCGATGCTAGATCTCGACGACGGGCATCGACGCGCGCGCGGGCACCCGGGCGCGGCGGTCATTCCGGTGGCCTTTGCGGTTGCGGCTGAAATGAGAGCCGGGCTGGAAGATTTGATTGCGTCAATCGTCATCGGTTATGAAGTCGGCGTATCGATCGCTGCGGCCCGTACAACATATGGTACGACAGGTACGTGGTCTTCCTACGCAGTTGTCGCAACAGCCGCGGCCTTGAGGTGTGTCCCGTGCAGCGTAGTCGAGCACGCGTTGGCTATCGCAGGCGAAAGCGGGCCCAATTCGTTGTTCATGAGCGCGCCACCGCTCTCCTTCCCAACACCGGAGAGCAGCGACATTAAGGAGGGAATACCATGGTCCGTAGTGACCGGGATGCTCGCGCTCGACCTTGCAGAAGGCGGGTTCACCGGTCCCCGGAATATACTTGACAGCGGTCTGCTCTATAGGTTTGCCGACGTATCGCCCCTCGGGGAGTCTCTACATATCTGCAACGCCTACTACAAGCTCTATTGCTGCTGTCGGCACGTTCACCCGCCCTTGGAAGCGACTCTGAGGCTGATCGAGCAATATCAACTCGACGCGAAGGCGATTGAGGCGATCGACATCGAGACGTACGGCGGGGCGCTGCGCATCGCGAATCAGACCTGCCCAGCTACCCTTGTTGATGTTCAGTACAGCATCCCTTATTGCGTGGCCCTCGCCGCCCTCGCGGGGCGAGAGTCGCTGTTGCCCCTCACGATAGACTGCTTAACTTACGAGGGAGTGAGCGCACTCGCCAAGAAGGTTTCGCTAACGGTCGACGCCGAATTTGATAAACAATTCCCTGCCAGAACACTCGCGCGAGTCACAATCGTGTGCGGGGGGCGTCGGTATGTATCGGAGGTTACCGAGCCACGCGGCGAAGCCGGTGACTCCCTCTCCTGGGAAGAACTCAAGGCAAAGTACGTTGCGGCGACGCGGTTTCACGCCACTGGTGTTCAGCAAGAGCAACTGCTCGCCGCAGTTGAAGAACTGCGCTCAAAAGCTGACCTGGAGCCGTTAAAGGTCTGTATGAGTACTTCGCTCGAAAATAATATTGCGCGTGCCGGATGCCTAAGAAGCTCCAATAATATGATTTCTGGGGGGGATAACTTCAACGATTGA
- a CDS encoding NAD/NADP octopine/nopaline dehydrogenase family protein, which yields MQVTIVGAGAIALGYAAYLIQNGHKPKVWSPSGARTADFVTGLPLHVKGAVDGQFYLEVCGKAEDVGDADVIILALPAYGYRFVLDSIIPYIRAHHSVIISAHLSFAALYISQRLVARGLVIPIAAWSTTVLTSKTQSARAITVGTIRAKVDMAAFPPRHSHRIHTTCVSLFGDRFALKDDMLTLTLSNINPQDHMGIALANLTRIEKGESWSQNSNLTPTVGRLLEALDQERLTIATAFGKSVRTTFDHCRLSFGVVGDSLSEISEQLVRQGSDPPGPRDIATRYVLEDVPFGLVPTLRLAELAGVRAPLHEGGVAILGACYGRDFVADNDILPEIGPLQIDTLKRLVVDGYAVPT from the coding sequence ATGCAAGTGACAATCGTGGGAGCCGGTGCAATCGCTTTGGGTTATGCGGCGTATCTCATCCAGAACGGACATAAACCGAAAGTTTGGTCTCCATCGGGAGCCCGGACTGCAGACTTCGTTACTGGACTGCCCCTTCACGTGAAGGGTGCGGTCGACGGGCAGTTCTACTTGGAAGTCTGCGGGAAAGCGGAAGATGTTGGCGACGCCGATGTCATTATTTTGGCATTGCCGGCCTACGGATACCGATTCGTCCTCGACAGCATCATCCCTTATATCCGCGCACACCATAGCGTAATCATCAGCGCTCATCTCTCATTTGCCGCTCTCTACATTTCCCAGCGCCTTGTGGCGCGGGGGCTCGTCATCCCGATAGCAGCTTGGAGCACCACGGTGCTAACGTCCAAAACTCAGTCTGCGAGAGCTATCACGGTAGGCACGATCCGCGCCAAGGTCGACATGGCCGCATTTCCACCCCGCCATAGCCACCGGATTCATACCACTTGCGTTTCACTCTTCGGAGACCGGTTCGCACTGAAGGACGACATGCTGACGCTGACCCTCAGCAACATTAATCCGCAAGATCACATGGGTATTGCGCTAGCCAACTTGACCCGCATTGAGAAGGGCGAAAGCTGGAGCCAAAACTCCAATCTGACACCAACAGTCGGGAGACTCCTTGAGGCTCTAGACCAGGAGAGACTTACCATTGCAACAGCATTCGGAAAGTCAGTGAGAACAACCTTTGATCATTGCAGGCTGTCTTTTGGCGTGGTTGGTGACTCACTTTCGGAAATATCGGAGCAACTTGTCCGGCAAGGGAGTGATCCGCCCGGCCCGAGAGACATCGCCACACGCTACGTGCTCGAAGACGTGCCGTTCGGGTTGGTACCGACACTTCGACTCGCCGAACTGGCTGGGGTGAGAGCGCCCTTGCACGAGGGCGGCGTGGCAATTCTCGGCGCTTGTTACGGTCGGGACTTTGTGGCGGACAACGACATTCTTCCCGAGATTGGACCGCTTCAAATCGACACCCTCAAGAGGCTTGTAGTCGACGGCTACGCCGTTCCAACCTAG
- a CDS encoding porin translates to MKMKLLAAFVMSAAAAPTMAQSTVTLYGLIDEGINYTNNVGGNKLFELQSGTVQGSRWGLKGAEDLGGDLKAVFQLESGFNVNNGKLGQGGLMFGRQAWVGIASNQYGTVTLGRQYDSVVNYLAQTTANGTWGGGMFSHPYDNDNTDNTFRVNNTVKYTSPEIAGFKFGGTYSFSNDTNFANNRAYSMGVQYVIGGLLLEAAYLQANNQSSTAGGAIGNNPAADENFLGNKLRIFGAGATYTFGSANVGISYSNTFVANPVSSGYVGKITPASGTLSNLRYQNFEINGKYQFTPAFFVGAMYTYTPSGFNATTGKLKPNYETAGLMADYSLSKRTDVYVQSAYQHVGGDRTGSALDFAFVPVADDVSSNRNQVVARVGLRHKF, encoded by the coding sequence ATGAAAATGAAACTTCTTGCAGCTTTCGTGATGTCGGCCGCCGCAGCTCCCACAATGGCCCAAAGTACCGTGACGCTCTATGGTCTGATCGATGAAGGAATCAACTATACGAATAACGTCGGTGGCAACAAGCTTTTCGAGCTCCAGAGCGGTACGGTCCAAGGGAGTCGTTGGGGCTTGAAGGGAGCAGAGGATCTCGGCGGCGATCTCAAGGCAGTTTTCCAGCTGGAGAGCGGCTTTAATGTCAATAATGGCAAGCTCGGTCAGGGTGGCCTGATGTTTGGGCGACAGGCGTGGGTGGGCATCGCATCCAACCAATACGGGACGGTTACTCTCGGTCGACAGTACGACTCCGTCGTCAACTATCTGGCTCAAACGACGGCGAATGGCACATGGGGCGGGGGCATGTTCTCCCATCCCTACGACAACGACAACACGGACAACACCTTCCGCGTCAACAATACTGTCAAGTACACAAGCCCTGAGATTGCTGGCTTTAAATTTGGCGGCACGTACAGCTTCAGCAACGACACCAACTTCGCCAACAATCGCGCGTACAGCATGGGCGTCCAATACGTTATAGGTGGACTGCTGCTGGAAGCCGCCTATCTGCAGGCGAACAACCAGTCGTCCACCGCCGGTGGTGCAATCGGGAACAATCCCGCTGCGGATGAAAATTTCCTGGGGAACAAGCTGCGCATCTTCGGCGCAGGGGCAACCTACACGTTTGGTTCGGCAAACGTGGGCATCTCGTATTCGAATACCTTCGTCGCCAATCCGGTGTCTTCCGGATACGTCGGCAAGATTACGCCAGCCTCGGGCACGCTTTCCAACCTGCGTTACCAGAATTTCGAAATCAACGGCAAGTACCAGTTCACGCCAGCCTTCTTCGTCGGCGCGATGTATACGTACACCCCGAGCGGTTTCAATGCCACCACTGGAAAGCTAAAGCCGAATTACGAAACTGCGGGGCTGATGGCTGATTACTCACTGTCAAAGCGCACGGACGTATATGTACAGAGTGCGTATCAGCATGTCGGTGGTGACCGTACTGGCAGCGCCCTCGACTTCGCCTTTGTGCCGGTGGCCGATGACGTATCGTCGAATCGCAATCAGGTGGTCGCGCGCGTCGGCCTGCGTCACAAGTTCTAA
- a CDS encoding EthD family reductase, producing the protein MTTLIVSYPSAEGATFDREYYLSTHAPLVRAAWSEFGLQSAEVLFPSPKPQPFACVAILRFSDEVGINMVLSSAKTAEVIGDVKNFTNITPTIFCADD; encoded by the coding sequence ATGACTACCCTGATCGTGAGCTACCCGAGCGCAGAAGGTGCGACGTTTGACCGCGAGTATTACCTTTCGACCCATGCCCCGCTTGTCCGCGCGGCTTGGAGTGAGTTCGGTCTGCAATCGGCCGAGGTGCTGTTTCCATCACCAAAGCCGCAGCCCTTCGCATGCGTAGCGATACTGCGTTTCAGCGATGAGGTCGGGATCAATATGGTCCTTTCATCCGCCAAAACTGCCGAGGTGATCGGCGACGTGAAGAACTTTACCAATATCACGCCGACAATTTTCTGCGCGGACGACTGA
- a CDS encoding c-type cytochrome: MKKNLLIGIPLVVVLLLAIFGADLLGLYRLQSYITTSTTAYLADGGAWPHVTDVCMGCHGVKGNSLHQGYPSLAGQPAPYLETQLHNFASEARRNPNMGPLAMTMSDPQIKALAEYFAGVTPIANRYFKPDAQLREKGRHLVAAGNCVACHGAQLTGHDQFPRLAGQGYDYLLAQFDEFASSARSEPTGVMKNLVTGFSPEDRKAIASYLASLDPKKN, encoded by the coding sequence ATGAAAAAAAACCTATTGATTGGCATTCCTCTAGTTGTTGTCTTGCTGCTGGCCATTTTCGGTGCCGATCTGCTGGGTCTTTACCGGCTTCAGAGCTATATCACGACGTCGACCACGGCTTACCTGGCTGATGGCGGCGCCTGGCCGCATGTGACCGATGTCTGTATGGGCTGTCACGGAGTCAAAGGCAATTCGCTCCATCAGGGGTATCCGAGCCTGGCGGGGCAGCCAGCGCCTTACCTGGAAACCCAGCTTCACAACTTCGCTAGTGAGGCGCGGCGCAACCCGAACATGGGGCCTCTCGCGATGACGATGAGCGATCCGCAGATCAAAGCGCTGGCGGAATATTTTGCCGGTGTGACCCCTATCGCGAATCGCTACTTCAAGCCGGATGCACAACTCCGCGAGAAGGGGCGGCACCTGGTGGCCGCGGGCAACTGTGTTGCATGTCACGGTGCCCAATTGACGGGTCACGACCAGTTTCCGCGTTTGGCTGGTCAGGGATACGACTATCTGCTCGCGCAGTTCGACGAGTTCGCTTCCAGCGCCCGCAGCGAGCCCACCGGCGTCATGAAAAACCTTGTGACGGGCTTTTCCCCGGAAGACCGCAAGGCCATCGCCAGCTATCTGGCAAGCCTTGACCCGAAAAAAAATTGA
- a CDS encoding FAD-dependent oxidoreductase, with protein sequence MAKKSSPDGTANLQRRQWLKYAGASAAVGTLAMGTQQAYAAVTKAAPGADGVLDVAIIGAGLAGLTAARDLRQAGCESFLVLEARDRVGGRTFNYSIPGGYVSEVGGQWIGPGQTAVADLARELGVGTFPTYYDGNTVILGGDGRVTVDLKGTFGTDEAIGAELSRLSRDVPCGAPWTSPKAGELDKLSVGDWLEKQDIKPEDQVAWNGSITLSGGAAPAKMGMLHFLSMVNSADCDYSQLDSIKHSAQETRFIGGSQILSIKMAEQLGDRVRLSSPVYQISGWDGDVVTLHTDLGEVRARTVIMAIHPALCHQVQFDPPLPEKRAALQRAWPAHSPARKTAMVYRRPFWRDKGMNGSIFQVNGPILWAYDNSPPACEIGVINAFIQNAMVPSERDAAMAMHKQFYAQAWGDEALSPIAYHDQDWGRVDRWTLTCVSAIPPGFWSAHGEALRPSCGKLIWSGTETANIWAGYMDGAVRSGRHGALQALNVLRQA encoded by the coding sequence ATGGCAAAAAAATCTTCCCCTGACGGCACTGCAAACCTGCAGCGCAGGCAATGGCTCAAATATGCCGGTGCCTCGGCTGCCGTGGGTACGCTCGCCATGGGCACCCAACAGGCGTATGCCGCAGTCACCAAGGCCGCGCCAGGCGCGGACGGCGTTCTCGACGTCGCCATCATAGGAGCGGGGCTGGCCGGACTGACCGCCGCGCGAGATCTGCGCCAGGCGGGCTGCGAATCCTTTCTGGTGCTGGAAGCACGGGATCGCGTGGGAGGGCGAACGTTCAACTACAGCATCCCCGGCGGGTACGTTTCGGAAGTCGGCGGGCAATGGATCGGGCCTGGCCAGACCGCCGTCGCGGATCTCGCACGCGAACTGGGTGTCGGGACCTTCCCGACTTACTATGACGGCAATACGGTCATTCTGGGCGGCGACGGTCGCGTGACAGTCGATCTGAAGGGCACGTTCGGCACCGACGAGGCGATCGGGGCAGAGCTCAGCAGGCTCTCGCGCGACGTGCCTTGTGGCGCACCGTGGACGTCCCCGAAGGCCGGCGAACTGGACAAGCTCTCGGTAGGTGACTGGCTGGAAAAGCAGGATATCAAGCCTGAAGACCAGGTTGCATGGAATGGCAGCATTACTCTTTCGGGCGGCGCGGCGCCAGCAAAGATGGGGATGCTGCACTTCCTTTCGATGGTTAATTCAGCCGATTGCGATTACTCGCAGCTCGACAGCATCAAGCACAGCGCCCAGGAGACCCGCTTCATCGGCGGCTCGCAAATTCTCAGCATCAAGATGGCCGAGCAACTGGGTGACAGGGTGCGCCTGTCTTCTCCGGTCTACCAGATTTCCGGATGGGACGGCGACGTCGTCACCCTGCACACAGACCTTGGCGAAGTGCGGGCACGGACCGTAATCATGGCCATCCATCCGGCTTTGTGTCATCAGGTGCAATTCGATCCACCCCTGCCAGAAAAGCGCGCTGCCCTGCAGCGCGCCTGGCCCGCGCATTCCCCGGCGCGGAAGACGGCCATGGTCTATCGGCGTCCATTCTGGCGCGACAAGGGCATGAATGGCAGCATCTTCCAGGTCAATGGCCCGATCCTCTGGGCCTACGACAATTCCCCTCCCGCCTGCGAGATCGGGGTCATCAACGCGTTCATCCAGAATGCGATGGTCCCGTCCGAGCGGGACGCGGCAATGGCCATGCATAAGCAGTTCTACGCGCAGGCATGGGGTGACGAAGCACTGTCGCCCATCGCCTACCACGATCAGGACTGGGGCCGGGTGGATCGCTGGACCTTGACCTGCGTTTCCGCCATTCCGCCGGGCTTCTGGAGTGCTCACGGCGAGGCGCTGCGCCCGTCGTGCGGGAAGCTGATCTGGTCGGGGACGGAGACTGCGAACATCTGGGCCGGCTACATGGATGGCGCCGTGCGCTCGGGCCGCCATGGCGCGCTTCAGGCGCTGAATGTCCTGCGTCAGGCGTAG
- a CDS encoding electron transfer flavoprotein subunit alpha/FixB family protein, whose product MTNLVISEHENATIKAATLNTVAAAQKIGGDVHVLIAGHNAQAAADAAAKIAGVSKVLLADAPQLEVGLAENVEATVLSIAKNYSHILAPATAAGKNVTPRIAAKLDVAQISDITAIDSSGTFERPIYAGNAIATVQSQDPIKVITVRTTAFDAVAAEGGSAAVEKLDAAADSGLSQFVGREVTKLDRPELTSAKIIVSGGRGLGSGGNYTKVLEPLADKLNAALGASRAAVDAGYVPNDYQVGQTGKIVAPQLYIAAGISGAIQHLAGMKDSKVIVAINKDEEAPIFNVADYGLVGDLFTVVPELASSI is encoded by the coding sequence ATGACGAATCTGGTTATTTCCGAACACGAGAACGCAACCATCAAGGCTGCGACGCTGAACACCGTGGCTGCCGCACAGAAGATCGGCGGCGACGTGCATGTGCTGATCGCGGGCCACAACGCCCAGGCCGCCGCCGACGCAGCAGCGAAGATCGCCGGCGTTTCGAAGGTGCTGCTGGCCGACGCACCGCAACTCGAAGTGGGCCTCGCCGAAAACGTCGAAGCGACGGTCCTGAGCATCGCGAAGAACTACTCGCACATCCTCGCGCCGGCCACGGCAGCGGGCAAGAACGTCACGCCGCGTATCGCAGCGAAGCTCGACGTCGCGCAGATCAGCGACATCACCGCAATCGATTCATCGGGCACGTTCGAGCGTCCGATCTATGCAGGTAACGCGATTGCGACGGTTCAGTCGCAAGACCCCATCAAGGTGATCACGGTCCGTACCACGGCATTCGATGCAGTCGCAGCAGAAGGTGGCAGCGCAGCGGTTGAAAAGCTCGACGCGGCAGCAGACAGTGGCCTCTCGCAATTCGTCGGCCGCGAAGTCACGAAGCTCGACCGTCCAGAACTCACGAGCGCGAAGATCATCGTTTCGGGTGGCCGGGGTCTGGGCAGCGGCGGGAACTACACGAAGGTTCTGGAGCCGCTGGCGGACAAGCTCAACGCGGCTCTTGGCGCTTCGCGTGCTGCGGTAGATGCCGGCTACGTGCCGAACGATTATCAGGTCGGTCAAACCGGCAAGATCGTGGCTCCGCAGCTGTACATCGCGGCGGGCATCTCGGGCGCGATCCAGCACCTGGCGGGCATGAAGGACTCGAAGGTGATCGTGGCGATCAACAAGGACGAAGAAGCACCGATCTTCAACGTGGCCGACTACGGCCTCGTGGGCGATCTGTTCACTGTCGTGCCGGAGCTGGCGTCGTCAATCTGA
- a CDS encoding electron transfer flavoprotein subunit beta/FixA family protein, whose amino-acid sequence MKLLVAVKRVVDANVKVGVKSDETGVDIANVKMSMNPFDEIAVGEAVRLKEAGVATEVIAVSAGVAQAQETLRTALAIGADRAILIESNEDLPPLAVAKLLKALADKEQPQLVILAKQAIDDDSNQTGQMLAALANLPQATFASKITVADGKATVAREVDGGAETLSLKLPAVVTTDLRLNEPRYVTLPNIMKAKRKPLETIKPSDLGVDVTPRLKTLKVAELPRRSAGVKVADVKTLVEKLKTEAKVL is encoded by the coding sequence ATGAAACTGTTGGTGGCGGTGAAGCGGGTCGTGGATGCCAATGTGAAGGTCGGCGTGAAGTCTGACGAAACGGGTGTCGATATCGCTAATGTGAAGATGTCGATGAACCCGTTCGACGAAATCGCCGTGGGAGAGGCGGTGCGTCTGAAGGAGGCAGGCGTGGCGACGGAGGTCATCGCCGTTTCCGCTGGTGTCGCGCAAGCTCAGGAAACGCTGCGCACGGCGCTCGCGATCGGAGCGGATCGCGCGATCCTCATCGAGTCGAATGAAGACCTGCCGCCGCTTGCCGTGGCGAAGCTTTTGAAAGCGCTCGCCGATAAAGAGCAGCCGCAGCTCGTGATCCTCGCCAAGCAGGCTATCGACGACGATTCGAACCAGACCGGCCAGATGCTCGCCGCTTTGGCAAACCTGCCGCAGGCCACCTTCGCTTCGAAGATCACCGTCGCCGATGGTAAGGCCACGGTCGCGCGTGAAGTCGATGGCGGTGCGGAAACGCTGTCGCTCAAGCTGCCCGCCGTTGTGACCACCGACCTGCGCCTGAACGAGCCGCGCTACGTCACGCTGCCGAACATCATGAAGGCGAAGAGGAAGCCGCTGGAAACGATCAAACCTTCGGATCTGGGTGTAGATGTCACGCCGCGTCTGAAGACCCTGAAGGTTGCCGAGCTGCCCAGGCGTAGCGCAGGCGTGAAGGTCGCCGACGTGAAGACGCTGGTCGAGAAGCTGAAGACCGAAGCCAAGGTGTTGTGA
- a CDS encoding DUF4148 domain-containing protein, with translation MGRAPGHGRQPGAGKTRAQVRAELLQAGEEGMRLPRWVDYPPSAATRTPNRENFLRMEQVWKAKGIIPATSVSSTNGLNEEQQ, from the coding sequence ATTGGACGGGCGCCCGGTCACGGACGTCAGCCCGGCGCGGGCAAAACCCGGGCGCAAGTCCGGGCCGAGCTCCTGCAGGCCGGAGAGGAGGGGATGCGTCTGCCGCGCTGGGTTGACTATCCGCCCAGTGCCGCGACGAGGACGCCTAACCGGGAAAACTTCCTGCGCATGGAACAGGTGTGGAAGGCAAAAGGGATCATTCCGGCGACGAGCGTAAGCAGCACAAATGGATTGAACGAGGAGCAGCAATGA